The region TGGCGGCGGTTTTTCGTGGCACTCATCGTACGTTTGCGCCAGATGGGGAATTTATCGTCTACCCCTTTGATCGGTTGATCTGTTTCGGAAGTGAGGAAGAGCTGCAAAAGTTTCATCTGACGTTAGAGACGGAACGCTCTTTAAAGACCCAGCCAGCTCAAACCGATCAACAAGATTTCAAGCTGGTGTCCTTTGCCGTGACCGAGGATTCGCCGTTTAAAGATAAATCCATTCGCGAAAGTGGTTTGCGCGAACGAACCCATGGCATGGTTGTCGGCATTGAAAGAGGCTCGGAAAGAGTCTTAGGTCCAAGGGCGAGCTTTGTTATTCTGGAAAACGATCTTTTATGGGTGGTTTCTGACCGAAAGCAAAATGCCTAGTTTGAAATCGTGTATTTCGTCTGTTTGTTAAGGCCGGTTTTTTCTCTTCCGCCAAATGGATCTATTATAAAAATCCAGGGAAGGAGCCGGCATGCCTTGTTTGGGACTTGTTCTATCAGGTGGAGGCGCACGAGGAGCTTATCAGGCTGGTGTTCTTGCCGCTATCGCTCATGTCGCCAATAAACTCAATATAAGAAATCCTTTTCAGATTTATAGTGGTGTTAGTGCGGGCGCTATCAATGTTTGCATGCTAGCGGGCCATAGCGGTGACTTCGTTGAAGGAGCGCGGAACTTGGTTTCCCTGTGGAGTCATATCACTAGTGACCAAGTCTTCTACGCGGACCTTATGGCCCTTTCGCGTGGTGGTTTGCAGTGGATGAGTGAACTTTCCTTAGGGGGAGGTAAAAGTGAAACGTCCCTGCGTTCGTTGCTGAGCACTCATCCCTTGAACAATTTTATTTCTGATCAATGTCACTTCGACCAGATCGAAAAGAAAATTAAGACCGGCAATTTGCGCGCTATTAGTGTTTCCGCTTTAGACTACGACAGTGTTTCCACGGTCACCTTTTATCAGGGCGCTGCGGATATTCTGCCGTGGGAACGCGGAATGCATCGCAGTGAAAAAGCTGTTTTAACAACGGAACATGTGATGGCGTCGTCAGCGATTCCGTTGCTTTTTCCGCCCATTAAAATTGGCGAGCGCTATTTCGGCGATGGGTGCATTCGCAATCAATCTCCCTGCGGACCTGCGATTTATATGGGTGCGGATAGTTTGATCGCCATTGGAGTTCGACGGCGGCAAGACACGTGGTATTCCTATCACCACAATTTAAGCACGACGGTGCCGACAGTTTCCCGCGTCGCCAACGTTCTTATGAACGCGGTGATGATGGATGGTTTTGAGTCGGACGTAAATCGCCTGGAGCAAATCAACCAGGGATTTTCCTCTTTAACCTCGGGACAAAGAAAAAAATCGACTGTTCGCAAAATCGACTATCTGTGGATCTCGCCCTCTGTGGACTTTTCCGAGATTGCAAAAGAGAAAGGTTCCGAGTTGCCACGGATGATTCGCTATCTTCTGCGTGGCCCCGGTTCAATGGAAGAATCGCGTGAGATGTTGAGCTATCTTTTATTTACGCCCCATTACTGCAAGCAGTTGGTTGATATCGGTTTTTCTGATGGAATGAAGGAAAAAGACAGGATCGAAGAGTTGATCGTCACGAAGGCGGCAAAACCCCATTCTGTAAAGCATCACGCCAATTCACGAAGTGTTCAATGATTCTTGCATTGCACTAAAAAAGTCGTATTCTAAGGAGCGATCTAGGGGATGGTTCTATGAACGACATTTTTGTAAGAGCTCGTGGCATTTCACCGGTAGTTGCTGAAGATGTATTTATTGCTGACAACGCGCGAATCATCAGCGACGTGGAAATCGGCCAGGGTTCCTCGATCTGGTATAACGTGGTTATTCGCGGGGATGTTATGCCGATTCGTATCGGTAAAGAAGTCAATGTTCAGGATGGTTCCGTGATTCACGGCACCTATGGAAAATGGGGCACCACGCTTCATGATCGCGTGACTATTGGGCATTTGGTGATGCTTCACGGGTGTGAAGTAGGACGTGGCACGCTTGTTGGCATGGGCTCAATTCTTATGGATGGTGTGAAGGTAGGGGAACACTGTCTTATCGGCGCAGGCTCTCTTTTAACCGAAGGAACGGAAATTCCCCCGCGCAGTTTGGTGGTAGGACGCCCTGCGAAAGTCAAACGGTCCCTGACAGATGAAGAAGTGGCTCTTTTAGAAAAGTCCGCCGACAACTACCTCCTATACAAAACCTGGTATTAACACGCGCTTTAAAAACTTATTTCTGACAGAGTTCCTGTTGAACTCTCAAATTTTTCGTTTGAGAATGAAGAAACCCTGTCAGGAGCAAGTCTTTTATGGAACGCGAAATTCCCTACGCCTTAACCTTTGATGACATTCTTCTTCTTCCCCAATATTCCGAAATCACACCGACGGAAGTGATTCCTCGCGCGCTTTTTGCCCGAGACAAATATTTAAACACGCCGATCATTTCCGCAGCGATGGATACTGTCACTGAAAATCGCATCGCCCGTGTAATGGCCCAACACGGGGGCTTGGGGATTATTCATAAAAATCTTGATATCGATAAGCAGGCCCTTGAAGTTGAAAAAGTGAAGAAGTACGAGTCTGGTATGATTATGGACCCGATTACGCTGGGCCCCGATCACCTGGTGCAGGAAGCCGTGAATCTGATGGAGAAATTTTCTATCAGTGGCGTGCCGATCACGGTTGATGGTGAATTGGTCGGGATTCTGACCAATCGCGATCTGCGTTTTGAGGAAAACTTCAACCAACCTATTCGCAATCTGATGACGAAAGAAGATCTGGTCACCGCAAAAATGGGGACCACGTTGGATGAAGCTAAAAAGATTTTGCAAAAGCATCGTATTGAAAAACTTCCGGTGGTGGACGCAAAAGGAAAATTGAAAGGCCTTATCACTATCAAGGATATTGAAAAAGCCAAGAATTATCCTCAAGCCACAAAGGATGAACACGGACGTCTTTTTGTGGGGGCTGGTGTCGGAGTGGGCGCTGACTCCCGGGACCGCGCAGATGCCTTGGTTGCCGCGGGTGTGGATGTTCTGTGTGTCGACACGGCTCATGGTCATTCGAAGAACGTGATTGAAATGGTGAAGTACATTTCGCAAAAACACAAAGATGTGATTGTTGTCGCGGGCAACGTGGTGACGGCGGATGGCACGAAAGCTCTTCTGGATGCGGGAGCTGAAGTTGTGAAAGTGGGCGTGGGACCGGGAAGTATTTGTACAACCCGTGTTGTCGCCGGTGTGGGCATGCCGCAGATTTCAGCGGTTATCGAGTGCGCCAAACTGGCAAAGTCCAAAGGAAAAACAGTGATCGCCGATGGTGGCATTAAATTTTCCGGTGACATCACAAAAGCATTGGCCCTCGGTGCTAATACAGTGATGATCGGAAACCTTCTTGCGGGAGCCGAAGAGTCCCCTGGTGAAACCATCTTGTTCCAGGGACGTACCTATAAAGTTTATCGCGGCATGGGAAGTATTGGAGCCATGTCTCGCGGCTCTAAAGATCGTTATGGGCAGATGGATATTGAAGAAAACGACAAACTGGTGCCGGAAGGAATCGAAGGCAAAGTGGCTTACAAAGGATCTGCTTCGGGTGTCATTCACCAATTGGTGGGCGGTCTTAAATCCGGAATGGGTTACTTGGGCGCGCGCAACATCGACGAGCTTCAAGCCAAAGCGAAGTTTGTGCGTATTTCAGCAATGGGTCTTCGCGAGTCTCACGTGCATGATGTCAGCATCACGAAAGAAGCTCCTAACTATCGCATTGAAACTTAGGAGTCGGTGATGCGCGGTTTTGTTATTTTAGATTTTGGTTCTCAGTTCACCCAATTGATTGCGCGTCGCTTGCGCGAGTTGGGATTTTATTCGGAAATTCATTCTTACAAATTTCCGGTCGAAGAAATTCGCAAAAGAAATCCCTATGGGATTATTTTGAGTGGTGGGCCAAATTCGGTTTACGAAAGTGGAGCGCCACAACGAGATGTCCATGAGCTTCGTAACATAAGTCCTTTAATGGGCGTGTGTTATGGAA is a window of Bdellovibrio sp. ArHS DNA encoding:
- a CDS encoding gamma carbonic anhydrase family protein, whose translation is MNDIFVRARGISPVVAEDVFIADNARIISDVEIGQGSSIWYNVVIRGDVMPIRIGKEVNVQDGSVIHGTYGKWGTTLHDRVTIGHLVMLHGCEVGRGTLVGMGSILMDGVKVGEHCLIGAGSLLTEGTEIPPRSLVVGRPAKVKRSLTDEEVALLEKSADNYLLYKTWY
- the guaB gene encoding IMP dehydrogenase; protein product: MEREIPYALTFDDILLLPQYSEITPTEVIPRALFARDKYLNTPIISAAMDTVTENRIARVMAQHGGLGIIHKNLDIDKQALEVEKVKKYESGMIMDPITLGPDHLVQEAVNLMEKFSISGVPITVDGELVGILTNRDLRFEENFNQPIRNLMTKEDLVTAKMGTTLDEAKKILQKHRIEKLPVVDAKGKLKGLITIKDIEKAKNYPQATKDEHGRLFVGAGVGVGADSRDRADALVAAGVDVLCVDTAHGHSKNVIEMVKYISQKHKDVIVVAGNVVTADGTKALLDAGAEVVKVGVGPGSICTTRVVAGVGMPQISAVIECAKLAKSKGKTVIADGGIKFSGDITKALALGANTVMIGNLLAGAEESPGETILFQGRTYKVYRGMGSIGAMSRGSKDRYGQMDIEENDKLVPEGIEGKVAYKGSASGVIHQLVGGLKSGMGYLGARNIDELQAKAKFVRISAMGLRESHVHDVSITKEAPNYRIET
- a CDS encoding patatin-like phospholipase family protein, whose product is MPCLGLVLSGGGARGAYQAGVLAAIAHVANKLNIRNPFQIYSGVSAGAINVCMLAGHSGDFVEGARNLVSLWSHITSDQVFYADLMALSRGGLQWMSELSLGGGKSETSLRSLLSTHPLNNFISDQCHFDQIEKKIKTGNLRAISVSALDYDSVSTVTFYQGAADILPWERGMHRSEKAVLTTEHVMASSAIPLLFPPIKIGERYFGDGCIRNQSPCGPAIYMGADSLIAIGVRRRQDTWYSYHHNLSTTVPTVSRVANVLMNAVMMDGFESDVNRLEQINQGFSSLTSGQRKKSTVRKIDYLWISPSVDFSEIAKEKGSELPRMIRYLLRGPGSMEESREMLSYLLFTPHYCKQLVDIGFSDGMKEKDRIEELIVTKAAKPHSVKHHANSRSVQ